The following are encoded together in the Juglans microcarpa x Juglans regia isolate MS1-56 chromosome 2D, Jm3101_v1.0, whole genome shotgun sequence genome:
- the LOC121248665 gene encoding trafficking protein particle complex subunit 2, whose amino-acid sequence MATTACFIIVSRNDIPIYEAEVGSATKREDAAQLHQFILHAALDIVQDLAWTTSAMFLKAIDRFNDLVVSVYVTAGHTRFMLLHDSRNDDGIKSFFQEVHELYIKILLNPLYLPGSRITSSHFDTKVRGLARKYL is encoded by the exons ATGGCAACCACGGCTTGTTTTATCATTGTGAGCAGGAATGATATCCCTATATATGAAGCCGAAGTCGGATCAGCTACAAAA AGAGAAGATGCTGCTCAGCTGCATCAGTTCATATTACATGCAGCTTTGGATATAGTTCAGGACCTTGCATGGACTACAAGTGCCAT GTTTTTGAAAGCAATCGACAGATTTAATGATTTGGTGGTTTCAGTATATGTTACTGCTGGTC ATACACGATTTATGCTGCTTCATGACTCCCGTAATGATGATGGAATTAAGAGCTTTTTCCAAGAGGTTCATGAGCTTTATATAAAG ATTCTTCTTAATCCCCTGTATTTGCCCGGTTCTCGCATTACGTCATCACACTTTGATACGAAAGTTCGTGGCCTTGCACGAAAATATCTGTAG
- the LOC121248666 gene encoding LOW QUALITY PROTEIN: uncharacterized protein LOC121248666 (The sequence of the model RefSeq protein was modified relative to this genomic sequence to represent the inferred CDS: deleted 2 bases in 1 codon; substituted 1 base at 1 genomic stop codon), with amino-acid sequence MEIEEVMSDLLALRQLYGLLQNIGCGFGNKSSENLDEHARLLLKNLLDNAIERFFETHSKIIAAQSGVSKTPFPSEPPKAALKSNSPVLPDKLKAFPSITRNSSVDSKCQTVTSQKDERLPKKPTLEGAASELYSSNKPEYRKKRCRNCGRRRMKPRKTSPNKGGNPQDGERRNQSSPFDGDNGQAKGSPDVEVKSVESVPRSNENPFGQPKTAHQLQSCHRSMVNSSSHLASGETETGVEVANQTGKIPDEASDFSEDVTNAVKRIESRISALQQYCSKTVESTKTCAAWGGYPSLKPLXLSKEGLATRSELSYGGEKVVLGQQATGVGRKYNTTLSPAQQLRLLRQNTKPIESPSRSDDATSQIGDYVHGFGVPTTLGRDDYLSKMPPSLAMSPPTMNADRGSTTLSPAQQLQLLRQKTKPIESPSRSDDSTSQIGDYVQGFEVPTTHGRVPKRPPPLMSPMTMKSDRPRPSMALQRVESTGSSVGRGGQTKRPSSRRQIREKQLPHRMAIKPTLLDHEFSETKQGYRDRRRGTHRKMTHESLQREISTLRWDEESQHSSASSLSSPSSSSSLPSQIRSSYFSSSSSFSSLPSQMRAHHRIVPTSARMTRGSRSEESSSELEESMPEERVSESESESGISVPRTHSRDADPPRRIGPSRTYRSDRRRNSGNAMGRFRRFKNKLGLIFHHHHHHHHHHHHPNDGGDSQVDHHNQSLWKSSQKMFQRSNIHDVRHDPRVQKVKRTKVNNVPSKHQVGHFHALVERLLRHVRHSRRSKPPRGLGDNIGTRGGKKGAKKLQWWKMFRRRGGVKIPKRRRVRRVGYFKKKKKPLLKMS; translated from the exons ATGGAAATTGAGGAAGTAATGTCTGATCTTCTTGCCCTGAGACAATTATATGGACTCCTTCAGAATATTGGATGCGGCTTTGGAAACAAAAGCTCAGAAAAT TTGGATGAACACGCTCGacttttactaaaaaatctgCTCGACAATGCTATAGAAAGGTTTTTTGAGACGCATTCAAAG ATTATAGCGGCACAATCAGGTGTCTCTAAAACTCCCTTCCCATCCGAGCCACCCAAGGCCGCGCTAAAGTCAAATTCTCCTGTTTTACCAGATAAGTTGAAAGCTTTCCCCAGCATCACTCGAAACTCCAGCGTAGATTCAAAATGCCAAACTGTTACTTCACAGAAAGATGAGCGGCTGCCCAAGAAGCCAACCTTGGAGGGGGCAGCGTCCGAGCTTTATAGCTCCAATAAACCCGAGTATAGAAAGAAACGATGCCGGAATTGTGGGCGTCGGAGAATGAAGCCGCGGAAAACAAGTCCAAACAAAGGCGGTAATCCTCAAGATGGTGAGCGACGCAATCAGTCAAGCCCTTTCGATGGTGACAACGGGCAAGCAAAAGGATCACCAGACGTAGAAGTGAAGAGTGTTGAGTCAGTCCCGAGGAGTAACGAAAATCCATTTGGGCAGCCGAAAACAGCCCATCAACTTCAAAGTTGTCACCGAAGCATGGTTAATAGCTCAAGCCATTTGGCTAGTGGGGAGACCGAAACAGGAGTTGAGGTGGCCAATCAGACAGGGAAGATACCAGACGAAGCCAGTGATTTTTCAGAGGATGTCACCAATGCAGTCAAACGTATCGAGTCCCGTATTTCAGCTTTGCAACAATATTGTTCCAAGACTGTGGAATCTACCAAGACCTGTGCAGCTTGGGGGGGATACCCAAGTCTGAAACCCCTCTAA CTGTCAAAAGAAGGGTTGGCTACTAGGAGTGAGCTCAGTTATGGTGGCGAAAAAGTAGTACTGGGTCAGCAAGCGACTGGAGTTGGTAGGAAATACAATACGACTTTGAGCCCAGCACAGCAGCTTCGGCTGCTCAGACAAAATACGAAGCCCATTGAGTCACCTAGTCGAAGCGACGATGCAACGAGTCAGATTGGGGATTATGTTCACGGGTTCGGGGTCCCTACGACTCTCGGCCGCGATGACTACTTGTCCAAGATGCCTCCGTCTCTGGCGATGAGTCCGCCGACAATGAATGCAGACAGAGGAAGCACGACTTTGAGCCCAGCACAGCAGCTGCAGCTGCTCAGACAAAAGACGAAGCCCATTGAGTCACCGAGTCGGAGCGACGATTCAACTAGTCAGATTGGGGATTATGTTCAAGGGTTCGAGGTCCCTACGACTCACGGCCGCGTTCCCAAAAGGCCTCCTCCGTTGATGAGTCCGATGACCATGAAATCAGACAGACCCAGACCATCGATGGCACTTCAGCGGGTAGAATCCACGGGCTCCTCTGTCGGGCGTGGTGGTCAAACAAAGAGGCCGAGTAGTCGGCGTCAAATCAGAGAGAAGCAGCTTCCACATCGAATGGCGATCAAACCAACTCTGCTAGATCACGAGTTTAGCGAAACAAAACAAGGGTACAGAGATAGAAGAAGGGGGACCCACCGCAAGATGACTCACGAGAGCCTACAGAGAGAGATTTCGACACTTCGCTGGGATGAAGAATCGCAACACTCCTCGGCCTCGTCCCTTTCCTCCCCTTCCTCTTCTAGTTCGTTGCCCAGTCAGATCCGCTCCTCGTacttttcctcctcttcttcttttagTTCACTACCCAGTCAGATGCGGGCCCACCATCGTATTGTTCCAACGTCGGCAAGAATGACACGTGGAAGCAGATCTGAGGAGAGTAGCTCTGAGTTGGAGGAGAGTATGCCGGaggagagagtgagtgagagtgagagtgagagtggcATTAGCGTTCCGCGGACCCACTCTAGAGACGCGGATCCACCTCGAAGAATAGGTCCCAGTAGAACATACAGATCAGACCGTAGAAGGAATTCGGGGAATGCAATGGGACGATTCAGGAGATTCAAAAACAAGTTGGGGCTAATttttcaccaccaccaccaccaccaccaccaccatcaccatcCCAATGATGGTGGTGATTCCCAAGTGGACCACCACAATCAATCTCTATGGAAGTCTTCGCAGAAGATGTTTCAACGGTCGAACATACATGATGTCCGCCACGATCCAAGGGTTCAGAAGGTGAAAAGAACAAAAGTGAATAATGTCCCGAGCAAGCACCAAGTTGGACATTTTCATGCGCTGGTGGAAAGGCTGCTGAGGCATGTCAGGCATTCCAGGAGATCAAAGCCGCCAAGAGGGTTAGGGGACAATATTGGCACACGTGGTGGTAAGAAGGGGGCAAAGAAGTTGCAGTGGTGGAAGATGTTTAGGCGCCGCGGTGGAGTGAAGATTCCAAAAAGACGGCGTGTAAGACGAGTAGGGTAtttcaagaagaagaaaaaaccactacttaaaatgagttaa